The following are encoded together in the Culex pipiens pallens isolate TS chromosome 1, TS_CPP_V2, whole genome shotgun sequence genome:
- the LOC120414526 gene encoding dolichyl-diphosphooligosaccharide--protein glycosyltransferase 48 kDa subunit, translating to MSPVGLLVATFCVLSALVPVPVRADPGETLVLLDNLAIRETHSIFFKSLQERGYKLTYKLADDASLVLSKYGEFLYKHLILFAPSVEEFGGSLSVEAITDFVDNGGNVLVAGSSSAGDALRELASECGFEVDEENAAVIDHLNYDIADGGDHTLVVASPENLIDSEIVVGKKSVGPLLYRGTGLLADKENPLVLQLLTADSSAYSYIPDAPIKEYPHAVGKGTLLIAALQARNNARVVFSGSLHFFSDEAFLAPVQRAQDNKLHAKSGNQEVATAISKWVFGENGVIRVRSVKHHKEGESNPPASYTVTEPAVYTIEIETLAENGKWQPFVANDVQLEFVRIDPFVRTTLKAIGGGRYQAKFKIPDVYGVYQFKVDYDRIGYTQLYSTTQVSVRPLTHTQYERFIPSAYPYYVSAFSMMVGVFVFSFIFLHYKEEGKPAAGGKATSGGDKKTQ from the exons ATGTCGCCCGTTGGCCTGCTGGTGGCCACGTTCTGCGTGCTGTCCGCGCTGGTGCCCGTTCCGGTGCGCGCCGATCCCGGCGAAACGCTGGTGCTGCTGGACAACCTGGCCATCCGCGAGACGCACTCCATTTTCTTCAAGAGCTTGCAAG aacgcGGCTACAAGCTGACCTACAAGCTCGCCGACGATGCCAGCCTGGTTCTGTCCAAGTACGGTGAGTTCCTGTACAAGCACCTGATCCTGTTCGCTCCGTCGGTGGAGGAGTTTGGCGGATCGCTCAGCGTCGAGGCCATCACGGACTTTGTGGACAACGGGGGGAACGTGCTGGTGGCGGGAAGTTCCAGCGCCGGTGACGCTCTGCGGGAACTCGCGTCCGAGTGTGGCTTCGAGGTTGACGAGGAGAATGCGGCCGTGATTGACCACTTGAACTACGACATTGCGGACGGTGGGGATCATACGCTGGTGGTGGCTTCGCCGGAGAACCTCATCGATTCGGAGATTGTCGTGGGCAAGAAGAGCGTTGGGCCGTTGTTGTACCGCGGAACGGGTCTGTTGGCGGACAAGGAGAATCCGCTGGTGCTGCAGCTGTTGACGGCCGATAGCAGCGCGTACTCGTACATTCCGGACGCCCCGATCAAGGAGTACCCGCACGCCGTCGGAAAAGGAACTCTGCTGATTGCGGCACTGCAGGCCCGCAACAATGCCCGCGTCGTCTTCTCCGGCTCGTTGCACTTCTTCTCCGATGAGGCGTTCCTGGCGCCGGTTCAGCGCGCCCAGGACAACAAACTGCACGCCAAGTCCGGCAACCAGGAGGTGGCCACCGCCATCAGCAAGTGGGTCTTTGGCGAGAACGGCGTGATCCGGGTTCGCTCGGTTAAGCACCACAAGGAGGGCGAGTCCAACCCACCGGCTTCGTACACCGTCACGGAACCGGCCGTGTACACGATCGAAATCGAAACGCTCGCCGAGAACGGCAAGTGGCAACCGTTCGTGGCCAACGACGTCCAGCTGGAGTTTGTGCGCATCGATCCGTTCGTGCGGACCACGCTGAAGGCGATCGGCGGCGGGCGCTACCAGGCCAAGTTCAAGATCCCGGACGTGTACGGCGTGTACCAGTTCAAGGTGGACTACGACCGCATCGGTTACACGCAGCTGTACTCGACGACGCAGGTCTCGGTTCGGCCGTTGACCCACACCCAGTACGAGCGGTTCATTCCGAGCGCCTATCCGTACTACGTGAGCGCGTTCTCGATGATGGTCGGAGTGTTTGTCTTTTCGTTTATCTTCCTGCACTACAAGGAAGAGGGAAAGCCGGCTGCCGGTGGAAAGGCAACGTCCGGTGGAGACAAGAAGACTCAGTAA